A window of the Candidatus Zixiibacteriota bacterium genome harbors these coding sequences:
- a CDS encoding TIGR00282 family metallophosphoesterase: MSSFTILFVADICGRPGRQAAAHLIKPLKEEFAADFVVANIENAAGGFGITPEMSRKMFTYGIDVQTSGNHIWDRVQLLEYLDETPRLLRPANYPPPTQGHGSYIASIGVYKVGVINLMGRVFMANIDCPFRTADQEIEKIRTQTPFILVDFHAEATSEKQALWYYLDGRVSAIIGTHTHVQTADEKISANGTAYITDAGMTGPHDSIIGMEKGPSLGRFLTGTPKRFTTATDDVRLQGVVVSIDATGGQAQHIERFTREFDLSKAQSRGNEYNDTQDDE, encoded by the coding sequence ATGTCGTCGTTCACCATACTGTTTGTCGCGGACATCTGTGGCCGTCCGGGACGACAGGCCGCCGCCCACCTGATCAAGCCACTCAAGGAGGAATTCGCCGCCGATTTTGTGGTGGCCAATATCGAGAACGCCGCCGGCGGTTTCGGTATTACTCCGGAAATGTCGCGCAAGATGTTTACATACGGCATCGACGTACAAACCTCGGGCAATCACATCTGGGACCGGGTGCAATTGCTGGAATATCTCGACGAAACCCCGCGGCTCCTTCGCCCCGCCAATTACCCGCCGCCCACCCAGGGGCATGGCTCCTACATTGCCTCGATCGGAGTCTACAAAGTCGGCGTGATCAATCTGATGGGGCGGGTGTTCATGGCGAATATCGACTGTCCGTTTCGCACCGCCGATCAGGAGATCGAGAAGATCAGAACTCAGACTCCATTCATACTCGTAGATTTTCATGCGGAAGCCACCTCGGAAAAGCAGGCGCTGTGGTATTATCTCGACGGCCGGGTATCAGCGATAATCGGCACTCACACTCACGTGCAGACCGCCGACGAAAAGATCAGCGCCAACGGCACGGCGTACATCACCGACGCCGGGATGACCGGCCCGCACGATTCGATAATCGGGATGGAGAAAGGGCCGTCGCTCGGTCGCTTCCTGACCGGCACCCCCAAGCGTTTCACAACCGCCACCGATGATGTTCGCCTGCAGGGGGTGGTAGTCAGTATCGACGCGACCGGCGGCCAGGCGCAGCATATAGAACGCTTCACCCGGGAGTTTGACCTGTCCAAGGCGCAGAGTCGAGGTAACGAATACAATGACACACAGGATGACGAGTGA
- a CDS encoding PorV/PorQ family protein, whose translation MKFIVAIICLALSLLAGSPTLATGDAGQETPFLSLGVGARSLGLGGAYAALSNDATAIHYNPAGLADMDYQEVALMHSILIEGTIYDFVSWAYPITENHGVGAGVMRIGTDDIIRREDFADRGRFDFAYTQIVLGYGRNLGERLAAGLSLEIFQQSLDNNSDFGTGLDAGINVRLWRNLRLSAVAHEILRHELILVERAEKSPLVIQTGLSWAAFELSDHASVTAAVDLEKQEERNLKTRSGVEVTLHDALALRAGYDRDNFAGGVGLKAGRIKVDYAYKMVDYTDGIHHISLSFLLGKPTDERIRLRELAKLPPEPTEEEKRFAGLMDTANRYFRRFQLDSAAAYFQMALEMQPDNGEIIGTLAAIEESRRVQQAQEEALRAAREDVLMTLKTFVAQAEQMLSHRMYRAALDLLDLIFDIDPANTEANQLRDRIVLARDAEVTLQLESASRAARSGKWFEAMEAYNRVLELDSASVAAQQGKLRAMAEMDLPERVRQGMELFEKGDLAGARARFQAVLEVNPNEPTAQEYLRRISSRLPARPAATLEDLQKDRVYWELYLEGMRHMRNKDYQRAIEVWEKVLEAYPNNANTIDNIEQARLRLGTQSPTD comes from the coding sequence GTGAAATTCATTGTCGCCATCATCTGTCTTGCGCTGTCGCTGCTGGCAGGGTCGCCGACGCTGGCCACGGGCGATGCCGGCCAGGAGACGCCGTTTCTGTCGCTCGGAGTGGGGGCACGGTCGCTTGGACTTGGCGGCGCGTATGCGGCGTTGTCAAACGATGCCACCGCCATTCACTATAACCCGGCCGGCCTGGCCGACATGGATTACCAGGAAGTGGCTCTTATGCACTCAATCCTCATTGAGGGCACCATTTACGACTTTGTCTCCTGGGCTTATCCGATCACCGAGAACCATGGGGTCGGCGCAGGCGTGATGCGAATAGGAACCGACGACATCATACGCCGCGAGGATTTCGCCGATCGAGGGCGGTTCGATTTTGCTTACACGCAGATCGTGCTCGGCTACGGCCGCAATCTGGGTGAGCGCCTGGCGGCGGGCCTGTCACTGGAGATTTTCCAGCAGTCGCTGGACAACAACTCGGACTTCGGCACCGGTCTGGACGCTGGAATAAACGTCAGGCTGTGGCGCAACCTGCGGCTGAGTGCGGTAGCTCACGAAATCCTGCGCCACGAACTCATCCTTGTCGAGCGGGCCGAGAAGTCTCCGCTTGTCATTCAGACCGGCCTCTCCTGGGCAGCCTTTGAACTGTCGGATCATGCCAGCGTGACAGCCGCCGTCGATCTCGAGAAGCAGGAAGAGCGCAACCTGAAGACCCGTTCGGGAGTGGAGGTAACGCTTCACGATGCGCTGGCCTTACGAGCCGGGTACGACAGGGATAATTTCGCGGGCGGAGTGGGTCTGAAAGCCGGCCGCATCAAAGTCGATTATGCCTACAAGATGGTGGACTATACCGATGGCATCCACCACATCTCTTTGTCCTTCCTGCTGGGCAAACCTACTGACGAGAGAATCCGTCTTAGAGAACTGGCCAAGCTGCCGCCGGAACCGACCGAAGAAGAGAAACGGTTTGCCGGCCTGATGGATACGGCCAATCGATACTTCCGTCGCTTCCAGCTTGATTCCGCTGCTGCCTATTTCCAGATGGCGCTGGAGATGCAACCGGATAACGGGGAGATCATCGGTACGCTCGCCGCTATCGAAGAATCCCGCCGGGTGCAGCAGGCGCAGGAGGAAGCGCTGCGAGCCGCGCGCGAGGATGTCCTCATGACGCTTAAGACTTTTGTCGCCCAGGCCGAGCAGATGCTCTCCCATAGAATGTACCGAGCGGCGCTCGACCTGCTTGATCTGATATTCGATATTGATCCGGCCAACACCGAGGCGAACCAGTTGCGCGATCGTATTGTCCTGGCGCGGGATGCCGAAGTGACCCTGCAACTGGAGAGTGCAAGTCGGGCCGCAAGAAGCGGTAAGTGGTTCGAGGCTATGGAGGCCTACAACCGTGTTCTTGAACTCGATTCGGCGAGTGTCGCGGCTCAGCAGGGTAAGCTGAGGGCGATGGCTGAGATGGATCTGCCGGAGCGAGTACGGCAGGGAATGGAGCTATTCGAGAAGGGTGATCTGGCCGGGGCGCGAGCCAGGTTCCAGGCGGTGCTCGAAGTCAATCCTAACGAACCCACCGCGCAGGAATACTTGCGACGGATCAGCAGTCGCCTCCCGGCCCGTCCGGCTGCCACGCTGGAGGACCTGCAGAAGGACCGTGTCTATTGGGAGCTTTATCTCGAGGGGATGCGCCACATGAGGAACAAGGACTACCAACGGGCGATAGAAGTGTGGGAGAAAGTGCTGGAGGCATATCCCAACAACGCCAACACGATTGATAACATCGAGCAGGCCCGCTTGCGTCTGGGAACCCAGAGTCCGACCGACTGA
- a CDS encoding GGDEF domain-containing protein has product MQTALLIILAGLVVLLTLLLTVRLRREHKQSSPYDPASLERFAELIRTSILEGDIQNVANRVSQLLREPCGCARIMFLRRRGRWLELSYHYGLENVGRRAVQVRNTLGLIDALRASPLPDSIGNLRLHLPKKLMDSLSAWGCNLYFPVFWRDHLYGIYFVAGNAEVMSPAFRVIVASVAQSLSAAYHVKWHEHKYERLQEELNTLRTVNGKTARESPPPQLPGILKLVRHRDSETLVGRIFDEVRRDVGLHRCTFFYQAKHSGEPVRLDGDNGPMNIVAPDRESFARLVTGLEGDIPHDLSMFSRIDAGLAPLEENLRAAGLQHVASFQLTEQRKGVMVWADERPPQEVLNRINQHRLTAAELMANAESFEEVESLSYTDSLTGLANQRYFMRRLDEEIDRAKRYGRSVALIIFDLDDLKGVNDRYGHQAGDQVLTQMGDLLRKSIRSIDVVARYGGDEFCIIMPESDKATCSQFMHRLQQKIAGWQFKLSQMDREVTCTVSLGGAIYPQHGETPEQLIYAADMALLKAKESGRNRAQVC; this is encoded by the coding sequence ATGCAGACCGCGCTACTGATCATACTCGCAGGACTTGTTGTCCTCCTAACCCTGTTGCTAACCGTACGCCTTCGCCGGGAGCATAAGCAATCCTCGCCGTACGATCCCGCCAGCCTGGAACGTTTCGCCGAACTGATTCGAACATCGATTCTCGAGGGCGACATCCAGAACGTGGCCAATCGTGTTTCGCAACTCCTTCGCGAGCCGTGCGGCTGCGCCCGAATCATGTTTCTGCGGAGGCGTGGTCGCTGGCTCGAGCTGAGCTATCACTACGGGTTGGAGAATGTTGGTCGCCGCGCCGTACAGGTGCGTAATACTCTTGGACTTATCGACGCTCTTCGCGCCTCGCCTCTGCCGGACTCAATCGGAAATCTTCGGCTGCATTTGCCGAAAAAGCTGATGGACTCGCTCTCTGCCTGGGGCTGCAACCTCTACTTCCCCGTATTCTGGCGCGACCATCTATACGGAATCTACTTTGTCGCCGGCAACGCCGAGGTCATGTCGCCCGCTTTTCGGGTCATTGTTGCATCGGTGGCCCAAAGCCTCTCGGCTGCTTACCATGTCAAATGGCACGAGCACAAGTATGAGCGCCTTCAGGAGGAACTCAACACCCTCAGGACGGTAAACGGAAAGACCGCTCGCGAGTCACCACCCCCGCAGCTTCCCGGCATCCTCAAGCTGGTGAGACACCGCGACTCTGAAACTCTGGTGGGCCGTATATTCGACGAGGTGCGACGGGATGTGGGTCTCCATCGCTGTACCTTCTTTTATCAGGCGAAGCACTCGGGTGAGCCGGTTCGTCTCGACGGTGACAACGGACCGATGAATATCGTCGCGCCTGATCGTGAGTCTTTCGCTCGTTTGGTAACCGGGCTCGAAGGTGATATCCCACACGACTTGAGCATGTTCAGCCGCATCGATGCCGGCCTGGCCCCGCTGGAGGAGAACCTTCGCGCCGCCGGCCTGCAGCATGTCGCGTCGTTCCAGTTGACTGAGCAGCGCAAGGGGGTGATGGTTTGGGCCGATGAACGGCCGCCGCAGGAGGTTTTAAACCGCATCAATCAGCACCGCCTGACTGCGGCCGAGCTGATGGCAAACGCCGAGTCGTTCGAAGAAGTCGAGAGCCTCTCCTACACCGACAGTCTGACCGGTCTGGCCAATCAACGGTACTTCATGCGCCGATTGGATGAGGAGATAGATCGCGCCAAACGATACGGCCGATCCGTGGCGCTGATCATTTTCGATCTGGACGATCTCAAGGGGGTGAACGACCGATACGGACATCAGGCGGGAGACCAGGTGCTCACGCAGATGGGGGATTTGCTACGCAAATCGATACGGTCGATTGACGTGGTCGCCCGGTACGGCGGCGACGAATTCTGTATTATCATGCCCGAATCCGACAAGGCCACATGCTCACAGTTCATGCACAGGCTACAGCAAAAGATCGCGGGGTGGCAATTCAAGCTGAGCCAGATGGACAGGGAGGTCACTTGCACGGTTTCCCTCGGGGGTGCCATATATCCCCAGCA
- the folD gene encoding bifunctional methylenetetrahydrofolate dehydrogenase/methenyltetrahydrofolate cyclohydrolase FolD, translating to MTHRMTSEMTATLIDGKLVAEQVHQDSLRRAEALKTRGVVPGLAAVLVGDNPASKIYVTTKAKTCRKMGLHSEVITRPDDITQDELIGIVRGLNNNDRIHGILVQSPLPKQIDELTVTLEIRPDKDVDGFHPHNVGLLLINRPQMISCTPYGIIKLLEFYELSPAGKEVVVVGRSNIVGKPLAALLMQKARWADATVTVAHSRTADLRAVTRRADILIAAIGQAELITGDMVKPGAVVIDVGMNRVEDATVEKGYRLVGDVKFDEVAAKASHITPVPGGVGPMTIAMLIANTVTAAERQTQPTKSG from the coding sequence ATGACACACAGGATGACGAGTGAGATGACCGCCACGCTTATAGACGGCAAGCTGGTCGCCGAGCAGGTGCATCAGGACTCGCTCCGGCGCGCCGAGGCGCTCAAAACCAGGGGCGTCGTGCCTGGACTGGCCGCGGTTTTGGTGGGGGACAACCCCGCTTCCAAAATCTACGTCACTACGAAAGCAAAAACCTGCCGGAAGATGGGGCTGCATTCCGAAGTCATCACCCGCCCCGACGATATCACACAGGATGAACTGATTGGTATCGTTCGCGGTTTGAACAACAACGACCGCATTCACGGGATACTGGTGCAGTCACCCCTGCCGAAACAGATCGATGAGCTTACGGTGACGCTTGAGATCCGACCGGACAAGGATGTCGATGGGTTTCATCCCCACAATGTCGGCCTGCTATTGATAAACCGCCCGCAGATGATCTCCTGTACGCCTTATGGGATCATTAAGCTCCTCGAGTTCTACGAATTGAGTCCGGCGGGCAAAGAAGTGGTGGTGGTGGGGAGGTCGAACATCGTTGGCAAGCCGCTCGCCGCCCTTCTCATGCAGAAGGCCAGGTGGGCTGACGCTACAGTTACGGTAGCTCATTCCCGCACAGCCGATCTCCGGGCCGTTACGCGTCGAGCTGACATTCTTATCGCGGCGATCGGCCAAGCCGAGCTCATTACCGGTGACATGGTAAAACCTGGGGCGGTGGTTATCGACGTCGGGATGAACCGGGTTGAAGACGCCACCGTTGAAAAGGGGTATCGCCTGGTCGGCGATGTCAAATTCGACGAGGTGGCCGCCAAAGCATCGCATATCACACCTGTCCCCGGTGGAGTCGGGCCTATGACTATTGCCATGCTGATCGCCAACACGGTCACGGCTGCGGAACGACAGACGCAGCCTACGAAGAGCGGTTAA
- a CDS encoding STAS domain-containing protein → MENIRISLSEGGHNREVSEIRVDGVIDTLTASELEQVFDSLLRRGRYRIVVDLAGVDYISSAGWGIFISHIKDVRDNAGDVKLANMVPDVREIFELLEFDKILQAHNSVEEAVAKFVSPAGTQPKKKESGTKIEIVDQISDSARSLNPLETTPTPPAAESDLELFALRMLKSDPFITIAEIRREFSQQGGGLNAGWWRVFLILRRHRLLMRRSRFRYAWGRT, encoded by the coding sequence ATGGAGAACATCAGGATATCGCTGTCCGAAGGCGGCCACAACCGTGAAGTATCGGAGATCCGCGTTGACGGTGTGATCGACACGCTGACCGCTTCCGAGTTGGAACAAGTCTTCGATTCCCTGCTTCGCCGCGGTCGGTATCGAATCGTCGTTGATTTGGCCGGGGTGGATTATATCTCGTCAGCGGGCTGGGGCATCTTTATCTCCCATATCAAGGACGTGCGCGATAATGCGGGCGACGTGAAGCTCGCCAACATGGTGCCTGACGTTCGCGAGATTTTCGAGCTCCTCGAGTTCGATAAAATACTCCAGGCGCACAACTCGGTGGAAGAGGCGGTCGCCAAGTTTGTTTCTCCCGCCGGGACTCAGCCAAAAAAAAAAGAGTCCGGGACAAAAATTGAAATAGTCGATCAGATTTCCGACTCTGCCCGGTCCTTGAATCCGCTCGAAACGACACCTACCCCGCCCGCTGCCGAATCCGATCTGGAGCTGTTTGCTCTGCGAATGCTGAAGAGTGATCCCTTTATTACGATAGCCGAAATCCGCCGGGAATTCTCACAACAAGGGGGCGGACTGAATGCCGGCTGGTGGCGAGTCTTCTTGATTCTCCGGCGACACCGGCTGTTGATGCGGCGATCCCGGTTCCGCTACGCCTGGGGGCGGACCTGA
- a CDS encoding SpoIIE family protein phosphatase yields the protein MFRRPIKEIDAEFPAEEKYLDSIQRLIRESCAAAGMQRKDTSAVLLAIEEGATNIIRHAYLYEKGTLRLRITIFSRRVTFSLIDYGRSFRPEGQGKLDLERLIESGRRGGLGFYMIQKIMDSVEYVSWAGQNELRMTRRLRRDDTETMPPMFRRMSTLRMKFSLWTFFIVSLIIGGAFYFVHTRTSAEIYRHLDGIASALGQTVAEQSTLYIINRRSDVEFDELVVSYVRSNDFVQRIILTDTNGIILAHSDDIHNIRKRYIPPVQSSSQNYGLPWRTKSGEQEINFLALPLLSGSQPLGAVYVTYSSEPIDARLAELRRTILIVTVALMLFGVIGIYLLSNYFVQPIVNITRRIRRFTRGDLESELPLEGAAEFFEISSALNDMMTRLKHDRESVVERERMAKEIEVASQIQKTLLPRRLPEFTDLEIDAFYRAASVIGGDLYDVFQVAPQRYCFIVADVSGKGVPASLVMSMLRTVIKVHASESRSAREILILVNNYLSDNIPKGMFITVLMAIYSASDHRLELVSAGHNPLLLYRASSRRTSRLNPSGMPLGVPDTQGTGFDNAVEELRVQLEDGDAFILYTDGITEAVNRDGEQYGLDRLEAFMHQRWSNGSAPDVGVLAGELVAELDAFSGYTQQRDDITFILGTTRFSGAVRADASHSQPQEIERQSLGDGETGRP from the coding sequence ATGTTTCGTCGACCGATTAAGGAAATCGACGCCGAATTCCCGGCTGAGGAGAAGTACCTTGACTCCATACAACGGTTGATCCGGGAGTCGTGCGCCGCGGCCGGTATGCAGCGCAAGGATACCTCGGCGGTGCTCCTGGCGATCGAGGAGGGGGCGACCAACATCATCCGCCACGCCTACCTTTACGAGAAAGGTACCTTGCGTCTGCGCATAACGATCTTCAGCCGCCGGGTCACCTTTTCACTTATTGACTATGGGCGCTCGTTCCGCCCGGAGGGCCAGGGGAAACTCGATTTGGAGCGGCTGATCGAGTCCGGCCGCCGCGGCGGGCTGGGCTTCTATATGATTCAGAAGATCATGGACTCGGTCGAGTACGTCTCCTGGGCCGGCCAAAACGAGCTGCGTATGACCCGGCGGCTAAGACGTGACGACACGGAGACGATGCCCCCGATGTTTCGGCGCATGTCCACGCTGCGCATGAAATTCTCGCTCTGGACCTTCTTCATCGTCAGCCTGATCATTGGCGGGGCTTTTTACTTCGTCCACACCCGCACCTCGGCCGAGATTTACCGGCACCTCGACGGCATTGCTTCCGCTCTGGGCCAAACCGTGGCCGAGCAGTCGACCTTGTATATCATCAATCGCCGGAGCGACGTGGAGTTCGACGAACTGGTGGTCAGCTATGTCCGCTCCAATGACTTCGTTCAGAGGATCATCTTGACCGACACCAACGGGATCATCCTGGCGCACTCTGACGATATTCATAACATCCGTAAGCGGTATATTCCTCCGGTTCAATCCTCCTCGCAGAATTACGGACTGCCCTGGCGGACGAAGAGCGGTGAGCAGGAAATCAACTTCCTGGCGCTTCCCCTTCTGTCGGGATCCCAGCCTCTGGGAGCGGTCTACGTAACCTACTCGTCGGAGCCGATCGACGCCCGCCTGGCTGAACTGCGCCGGACCATACTCATAGTTACGGTCGCGCTCATGCTCTTCGGCGTGATAGGCATCTATCTGCTTTCGAACTACTTCGTGCAGCCGATTGTCAACATTACACGCCGAATCAGGAGGTTCACCCGCGGCGATCTGGAGAGCGAACTCCCCCTGGAAGGAGCCGCCGAGTTCTTCGAGATTTCCAGCGCCCTGAACGATATGATGACCCGCCTGAAGCATGACCGCGAAAGCGTAGTCGAGCGCGAGCGCATGGCCAAGGAGATCGAAGTAGCGTCGCAAATCCAGAAGACCCTTCTGCCGCGCCGGCTCCCCGAGTTCACGGACCTCGAAATCGACGCCTTTTACCGAGCGGCGTCAGTGATCGGCGGTGACCTCTACGATGTCTTCCAAGTCGCTCCGCAGCGCTACTGCTTCATAGTCGCCGATGTGTCCGGCAAGGGCGTGCCGGCATCGCTGGTGATGTCCATGCTTCGTACCGTCATCAAAGTTCACGCCTCGGAATCGCGGTCAGCACGCGAAATCCTGATTCTCGTGAACAACTACCTTTCCGACAACATCCCCAAGGGAATGTTTATCACCGTGCTGATGGCCATTTACAGTGCCTCAGATCACCGTCTGGAGTTGGTCTCGGCCGGACATAACCCGCTGCTTCTATACCGGGCGTCGTCGCGCCGTACATCGCGCTTGAATCCATCGGGGATGCCGCTCGGAGTGCCCGACACACAGGGCACCGGCTTCGACAATGCCGTGGAGGAGCTGCGGGTACAGCTCGAGGACGGCGATGCATTCATCCTATACACCGACGGAATAACCGAGGCGGTCAACCGCGACGGCGAACAGTACGGTCTCGATCGACTCGAAGCGTTCATGCATCAGCGCTGGAGCAACGGCAGTGCGCCGGATGTCGGCGTCCTGGCCGGGGAGCTGGTGGCCGAATTGGACGCTTTCTCCGGCTATACCCAGCAGCGGGACGATATCACTTTTATCCTGGGCACAACCAGGTTCTCCGGAGCTGTGCGCGCAGATGCCTCCCATAGTCAGCCGCAAGAGATCGAACGCCAGTCGCTCGGGGATGGCGAGACCGGGCGACCCTGA